From Diospyros lotus cultivar Yz01 chromosome 4, ASM1463336v1, whole genome shotgun sequence, a single genomic window includes:
- the LOC127800361 gene encoding uncharacterized protein LOC127800361: MSVEVLDGSTVMSFLEDEEAFDSCVCKRFAWLDANHDGLLSYEEMLRELQSLRLVETHFGVDIKTDPEELACIYDSLFLQFDRDSSGTVDLQEFKAETKRMLLAMANGLGFLPVQMLLEEDSFLKKAVEFESTKVADA; the protein is encoded by the coding sequence atGAGCGTTGAAGTGTTAGACGGCTCCACAGTCATGAGTTTTCTGGAGGATGAAGAAGCGTTCGACAGCTGTGTCTGCAAGCGATTCGCTTGGCTTGATGCGAATCATGATGGGCTTCTCTCCTACGAGGAGATGCTGAGGGAGTTGCAGAGCTTGAGGTTGGTGGAAACCCATTTCGGAGTCGATATAAAGACGGATCCCGAGGAGCTGGCTTGCATCTACGACTCTCTGTTCCTGCAGTTTGATCGCGACTCCAGCGGAACTGTAGACCTGCAGGAATTCAAGGCTGAGACCAAGAGGATGCTGCTCGCCATGGCCAATGGACTGGGATTCTTGCCCGTTCAAATGCTTCTTGAAGAGGACAGCTTCCTGAAGAAAGCAGTCGAGTTCGAGTCCACTAAAGTGGCAGatgcttga